The following proteins are encoded in a genomic region of Desulfosporosinus youngiae DSM 17734:
- a CDS encoding HD domain-containing phosphohydrolase, producing MMNSKRKYNFIWILGLTFLLVITTYVQVIAAPDMKSISVVMDDNYPPYSFRNTQGELQGITVDQWKHFERMTGIKVNITGMAWNQAYQSMIQGKFDVIDTISYREERAKFLDYSEPYATIEVPIFFHKNISGITDVNSLKGFRVAAKKGDICISVLKENGITDIDEYETAEAIVQAAKDNKLALFVMGKPPALYYLYKMAIHDEFNYTSSSVYTSQFFRAVNKGNSGLLTTLNEGFAKISKSDYQAINNQWFGSNMPIHEILLFRVIIIIGGAVFLLGLLLFAWNRTLQRMVKQRTCELFYALEAKERTEAEIRSLNTELEKRVIERTVQLEDLNSELEESNAMLEEQIGKREKVEEEIRHLNEVLEDKVKIRTSQLDELNTVLEEQNELLRESQRVASLGSYVTDLKTREWKCTQELYEVLGIDAAYPHTKEGWLGIVHPDWRDQLSNYFLDITKEQQRFDFEYKIIRLNDKAERWVHELGKIEFDHQHQAVRLIGMIQDITDRKRAEEKILYLSFHDQLTGLYNRRFFEEELKRLDVPGNYPLALVMGDVNGLKLINDSFGHATGDELLKSVAEVLGKGCRNDDIIARLGGDEFVMLLPKTDTEETEQILKRITTLALQKRVGSIEISISFGYEIKRSQEKNILELFKKAEDCMYKKKLFEGPSIRGKTIETIISTLHEKNRREEQHSHRVSELCQRMGEALGLREGEVQELKSVGLLHDIGKIAIDENILNKPEKLTSDEWEEIKRHPEIGYRILSTASGMGEIAEYVLAHHERLDGSGYPKGLKGSGIPIQARIIAIADAYDAMTSARSYRGALSDEVAVEELKKNAGTQFDSDLVNLFIDNVIHSPQKT from the coding sequence ATGATGAATTCAAAACGGAAATATAACTTTATTTGGATCCTGGGCTTGACATTTTTGCTTGTCATCACGACCTATGTACAGGTTATTGCTGCTCCTGATATGAAATCTATTAGCGTTGTTATGGATGACAACTATCCTCCTTACTCATTTCGAAATACTCAGGGAGAACTGCAAGGAATCACAGTTGATCAGTGGAAACATTTTGAGCGCATGACGGGAATAAAAGTGAACATAACAGGGATGGCTTGGAATCAAGCCTATCAAAGTATGATACAAGGAAAGTTCGATGTCATTGATACCATCTCCTATCGGGAGGAAAGAGCCAAGTTCCTGGATTATTCCGAGCCTTATGCAACTATAGAAGTTCCTATATTTTTTCACAAGAATATTTCTGGAATTACGGATGTCAATTCGTTAAAGGGATTTAGAGTTGCAGCGAAAAAAGGGGATATCTGCATCAGTGTTCTCAAAGAAAATGGGATTACCGATATTGATGAATACGAAACAGCGGAAGCTATCGTTCAAGCAGCCAAGGATAACAAACTCGCATTATTTGTAATGGGAAAACCTCCGGCACTATACTACCTATATAAAATGGCAATTCATGATGAATTTAATTATACGAGTTCATCTGTATACACCAGCCAATTTTTCAGAGCTGTTAATAAAGGTAATTCAGGGCTTCTGACAACACTTAATGAAGGTTTTGCGAAGATTTCTAAGAGCGACTATCAGGCTATAAATAACCAATGGTTTGGTTCGAATATGCCAATTCATGAAATTCTCCTCTTCAGAGTGATCATCATCATCGGAGGTGCAGTTTTTCTGCTGGGATTGTTGCTATTTGCCTGGAATAGAACCCTTCAGCGAATGGTTAAACAAAGGACCTGCGAGTTATTTTATGCTCTCGAAGCGAAGGAACGAACTGAAGCAGAAATTCGATCGTTAAATACAGAACTCGAAAAGAGAGTTATAGAACGAACAGTACAACTGGAAGATCTGAATAGTGAGCTTGAAGAAAGCAATGCGATGCTTGAGGAACAGATCGGCAAACGTGAAAAAGTTGAAGAAGAAATCAGGCATCTGAATGAAGTTCTCGAAGATAAGGTAAAAATACGTACAAGTCAGCTGGATGAGCTCAATACCGTATTAGAAGAACAGAATGAGCTGTTGCGTGAATCACAAAGAGTGGCAAGTTTGGGAAGCTATGTTACGGACCTCAAAACAAGAGAATGGAAGTGTACGCAAGAACTTTATGAGGTTTTGGGGATCGATGCAGCTTATCCGCACACAAAGGAAGGGTGGCTGGGGATCGTTCACCCAGATTGGCGGGACCAGCTTTCTAACTATTTCTTGGATATTACAAAGGAACAGCAACGGTTTGATTTTGAATACAAAATCATTCGTCTAAACGATAAAGCAGAACGCTGGGTGCATGAACTGGGCAAGATTGAGTTTGATCACCAACATCAGGCGGTTCGTTTAATAGGCATGATACAAGATATTACGGATCGAAAGCGTGCTGAAGAGAAAATTCTCTATTTAAGCTTTCATGACCAACTGACGGGGCTCTATAATCGGCGCTTTTTTGAAGAGGAGTTAAAACGGCTCGATGTACCGGGAAACTATCCTTTAGCCCTTGTCATGGGGGATGTCAATGGGCTTAAGCTGATCAATGATTCCTTTGGTCATGCGACTGGAGATGAACTCCTAAAAAGCGTTGCGGAAGTGTTAGGCAAGGGCTGCCGAAACGATGATATTATTGCACGGCTTGGGGGAGATGAGTTTGTAATGCTCTTACCTAAAACGGATACTGAGGAAACAGAGCAAATTCTCAAACGCATCACCACCTTAGCTCTTCAGAAAAGAGTAGGTTCAATTGAAATCTCAATTTCGTTTGGATATGAAATCAAACGTTCCCAAGAAAAGAATATCCTTGAGCTATTTAAAAAAGCAGAAGATTGTATGTATAAGAAAAAACTCTTCGAAGGTCCAAGTATACGCGGAAAAACCATAGAGACGATAATTAGTACTCTTCATGAGAAGAACAGAAGGGAAGAACAGCACTCACATCGAGTTTCAGAACTTTGTCAGCGTATGGGAGAGGCGCTTGGTTTACGGGAAGGGGAAGTTCAAGAACTAAAAAGTGTGGGCCTGCTTCATGATATCGGCAAAATAGCTATTGACGAAAATATACTGAATAAGCCGGAAAAGCTAACCTCTGACGAATGGGAAGAAATCAAACGTCATCCGGAGATTGGGTATCGTATTCTCAGCACAGCCAGTGGTATGGGAGAAATAGCGGAATACGTGCTGGCTCATCATGAACGTCTGGATGGCTCAGGTTATCCGAAAGGCTTAAAAGGTTCAGGGATTCCCATTCAAGCAAGAATCATTGCCATAGCAGATGCCTATGACGCCATGACGAGTGCACGAAGCTATCGTGGTGCATTATCTGATGAAGTAGCTGTTGAAGAGCTCAAGAAAAATGCCGGGACCCAGTTCGACTCAGACTTAGTAAACCTATTTATTGATAACGTCATCCATTCTCCTCAGAAGACTTAA